The following proteins are co-located in the Apium graveolens cultivar Ventura chromosome 5, ASM990537v1, whole genome shotgun sequence genome:
- the LOC141660352 gene encoding uncharacterized protein LOC141660352 → MKRNRESLDDVQVMEKLFRLLTRKFDYVVTSIEESKDLSTISIDELVGSLQSHEQRMNQYDDASHLEKALQSKVSIGDSSGSSSFARGRGGFRGGFRGGYRGGRGRGRQSLNRGLNSEGYQPFGRSQNFRVREIGGFQRDDKSQFQCYNCNKFGHFSYECRSPKVEEMSHFAAAKEDKDVGAVMFLTYKGDDESKKNVLYLDSGASNHMIGHKDLLTEIDETINGEVTFDDSSKIPIKGKVTFEEASEESKWNKAMDEEIGAIKKNDTWELTDLPKGHKAINVKWVYKTPYGK, encoded by the exons ATGAAAAGAAACAGGGAAAGTCTCGATGATGTTCAGGTCATGGAAAAATTGTTCCGTTTATTGACAAGAAAATTTGATTATGTTGTGACTTCTATCGAGGAGTCAAAAGATCTGTCCACAATTTCAATTGACGAGCTCGTAGGTTCTCTTCAATCCCACGAGCAGCGaatgaaccagtatgatgatgCAAGCCATTTGGAAAAGGCGTTGCAAAGTAAAGTATCCATTGGCGACAGTTCTGGCAGTAGCAGTTTTGCACGTGGAAGAGGTGGCTTTAGAGGTGGCTTTAGAGGTGGCTACCGAGGTGGACGAGGACGTGGAAGGCAGTCCTTAAATAGAGGCCTGAATTCTGAAGGTTATCAACCATTTGGTCGTAGTCAAAATTTCAGAGTCCGAGAAATAGGTGGATTTCAACGAGATGACAAATCTCAATTTCAATgttataattgtaataaatttggTCACTTCAGTTACGAGTGTAGATCACCAAAAGTGGAAGAAATGAGTCATTTTGCTGCAGCAAAAGAAGATAAAGATGTTGGCGCTGTTATGTTTCTCACTTATAAAGGAGACGATGAGAGCAAGAAGAATGTTTTGTATCTTGACTCAGGAGCCAGCAATCATATGATTGGCCATAAAGATTTACTTACAGAGATAGACGAGACCATCAACGGAGAAGTTACTTTTGATGACTCATCAAAAATTCCGATCAAAGGAAAAG TTACATTTGAGGaagcttctgaagaaagcaaatggaacaaagccatggatgaagaaattggcGCAATCAAGAAAAATGATACATGGGAGCTCACAGATCTTCCAAAAGGACATAAAGCAATTAACGTCAAGTGGGTCTACAAgaccccatatggaaagtga